The following coding sequences are from one Canis lupus baileyi chromosome 23, mCanLup2.hap1, whole genome shotgun sequence window:
- the TSKU gene encoding tsukushi isoform X1: MGWGRGGSAALGDSPGPGQGWAERAGHPGPASREQRAPTMLWPLLLPPLLLLAVSGAQTTRPCFPGCQCEVETFGLFDSFSLTRVDCSGLGPHIVPVPIPLDTAHLDLSSNRLETVNESVLAGPGYTTLAGLDLSHNLLTSISPTAFSRLRYLESLDISHNGLAALPAESFTCSPLSDVNLSHNRLREVSVSAFSTHSQGRALHVDLSHNLIHRLVPHPAGASLPTPTIQSLNLAWNRLRTIPDLRDLPLRYLSLDGNPLAAVGPGAFRGLAGLTHLSLGSLQGLPQLAPYGFRELQSLQVLDLSGNPKLKWAGAEVFSGLGSLQELDLSGTSLLPLPETLLIHLPALQSISVGQGMRCQRLVREGAYPRQPGSSPKVALHCRDARGSAAERPNTL, translated from the coding sequence CCCCCACCATGCTGTGGCCCCTGCTGCTGCCCCCACTGCTGTTGCTTGCTGTGAGCGGGGCCCAGACGACCCGGCCATGCTTCCCCGGATGCCAGTGCGAGGTGGAGACCTTTGGCCTCTTCGACAGCTTCAGCCTGACCCGTGTGGATTGCAGTGGCCTGGGCCCCCACATCGTGCCTGTGCCCATCCCCTTGGACACCGCCCACTTGGACCTGTCCTCCAACCGGCTGGAGACGGTGAATGAGTCGGTGCTGGCAGGGCCGGGCTATACCACACTGGCTGGGCTGGATCTCAGCCACAACCTGCTCACCAGCATCTCGCCCACCGCCTTCTCCCGCCTTCGCTACCTAGAGTCACTTGACATCAGCCACAACGGCCTGGCAGCCCTGCCGGCGGAAAGCTTCACCTGCTCACCCCTGAGCGACGTGAATCTCAGCCACAACCGGCTCCGGGAGGTCTCGGTGTCGGCCTTCAGTACCCACAGCCAGGGCCGGGCGCTGCACGTGGACCTCTCCCACAACCTCATCCACCGCCTTGTGCCCCACCCTGCGGGGGCCAGCCTGCCCACACCCACCATCCAGAGCCTGAACCTGGCCTGGAACCGGCTCCGCACCATCCCTGACCTCCGGGACCTGCCCCTGCGCTACCTGAGCCTGGATGGCAATCCCCTGGCTGCTGTGGGCCCCGGTGCCTTCAGGGGGCTGGCGGGCCTGACACACCTGTCACTAGGCAGCCTGCAAGGCCTCCCCCAGCTGGCACCCTATGGCTTTCGTGAGTTGCAGAGCTTGCAGGTCTTGGACCTGTCAGGCAACCCTAAGCTCAAGTGGGCAGGAGCTGAGGTATTCTCaggcctgggctccctgcaggagctggACCTGTCAGGCACGAGCCTGCTGCCTCTGCCCGAGACGCTGCTCATCCACCTGCCAGCACTGCAGAGCATCAGTGTGGGCCAGGGTATGCGGTGCCAGCGGCTGGTGCGGGAGGGCGCCTACCCCCGGCAGCCTGGCTCTAGCCCCAAGGTGGCCCTGCACTGCAGAGATGCCCGGGGATCGGCTGCTGAGCGCCCCAACACTTTGTGA
- the TSKU gene encoding tsukushi isoform X2 — translation MLWPLLLPPLLLLAVSGAQTTRPCFPGCQCEVETFGLFDSFSLTRVDCSGLGPHIVPVPIPLDTAHLDLSSNRLETVNESVLAGPGYTTLAGLDLSHNLLTSISPTAFSRLRYLESLDISHNGLAALPAESFTCSPLSDVNLSHNRLREVSVSAFSTHSQGRALHVDLSHNLIHRLVPHPAGASLPTPTIQSLNLAWNRLRTIPDLRDLPLRYLSLDGNPLAAVGPGAFRGLAGLTHLSLGSLQGLPQLAPYGFRELQSLQVLDLSGNPKLKWAGAEVFSGLGSLQELDLSGTSLLPLPETLLIHLPALQSISVGQGMRCQRLVREGAYPRQPGSSPKVALHCRDARGSAAERPNTL, via the coding sequence ATGCTGTGGCCCCTGCTGCTGCCCCCACTGCTGTTGCTTGCTGTGAGCGGGGCCCAGACGACCCGGCCATGCTTCCCCGGATGCCAGTGCGAGGTGGAGACCTTTGGCCTCTTCGACAGCTTCAGCCTGACCCGTGTGGATTGCAGTGGCCTGGGCCCCCACATCGTGCCTGTGCCCATCCCCTTGGACACCGCCCACTTGGACCTGTCCTCCAACCGGCTGGAGACGGTGAATGAGTCGGTGCTGGCAGGGCCGGGCTATACCACACTGGCTGGGCTGGATCTCAGCCACAACCTGCTCACCAGCATCTCGCCCACCGCCTTCTCCCGCCTTCGCTACCTAGAGTCACTTGACATCAGCCACAACGGCCTGGCAGCCCTGCCGGCGGAAAGCTTCACCTGCTCACCCCTGAGCGACGTGAATCTCAGCCACAACCGGCTCCGGGAGGTCTCGGTGTCGGCCTTCAGTACCCACAGCCAGGGCCGGGCGCTGCACGTGGACCTCTCCCACAACCTCATCCACCGCCTTGTGCCCCACCCTGCGGGGGCCAGCCTGCCCACACCCACCATCCAGAGCCTGAACCTGGCCTGGAACCGGCTCCGCACCATCCCTGACCTCCGGGACCTGCCCCTGCGCTACCTGAGCCTGGATGGCAATCCCCTGGCTGCTGTGGGCCCCGGTGCCTTCAGGGGGCTGGCGGGCCTGACACACCTGTCACTAGGCAGCCTGCAAGGCCTCCCCCAGCTGGCACCCTATGGCTTTCGTGAGTTGCAGAGCTTGCAGGTCTTGGACCTGTCAGGCAACCCTAAGCTCAAGTGGGCAGGAGCTGAGGTATTCTCaggcctgggctccctgcaggagctggACCTGTCAGGCACGAGCCTGCTGCCTCTGCCCGAGACGCTGCTCATCCACCTGCCAGCACTGCAGAGCATCAGTGTGGGCCAGGGTATGCGGTGCCAGCGGCTGGTGCGGGAGGGCGCCTACCCCCGGCAGCCTGGCTCTAGCCCCAAGGTGGCCCTGCACTGCAGAGATGCCCGGGGATCGGCTGCTGAGCGCCCCAACACTTTGTGA